From Chryseotalea sp. WA131a:
GAAATGCAACAGCCTTATGAGGGAATATCAGATAAAGAATTAGATGAGTTAGCAAACGAATACAATATTAACATTTAGCAGATATGAAGAAGTTATTGGTCATTGGAGCGGTATTAATAAACTCGTTGCTGGTGCTGGCTCAAGGCGAGCCTGATCTTGAAAAACAAGACCCAAAGGCGCAAGAAAAAATACAGGCAGCCCGCATTGCACTGATTTCAGAAAAGTTAAAGCTTACACCCGCGCAAGCTGAAAAGTTTTGGCCCATCTATCGAGAGTTTTCAGAACAACGGATGGAACTGCGCAAGCAATTTCGGCAAGCAGAGCGCAACCCTGAAGCTGGAAAAACCCAAGCAGAACGCGAAAAAGCTTTACTGAATTTAGGTCTGCAGCTAAAACAGCAAAATGTAGACTTAGAAAAAAAATATTCTGAACGCTTATTGAATATCATCTCTGCACAGCAATTGCTTACCTTGCCCAAAGCGGAAGAAGAATTTCGCAGAATGTTGATACAACGCCTGCAGGACAGACAAGAATTGCGCGATCAACGAAGAGAAAACATGCGCAACCGACTGGAGCAGCGCCAACGAGAAAAGAATAATTGATGCGGCCTTCGATAAAAAAAGTCTATGCCATCCTTTTTGCGATGGCATTTGCTGTTATAGCAAATGCCCAAACACTCGACACTTTACAGAACAAATCACTTTCACTGTCTGATTTTCTATCCCTTTCAAAAATCGATAGTATTTTTAGCGCAGCCGATTCACTTTCTATTTTTACGATGATTGATAGTTTGCTGAACAGTCAGACAAGCCTTCCTTCATCCATGGTGATTCGGGCTGGTTTTAACACTAATATTGTATCGGCTGGCCGCACCATTGGCGTAAATCAATATGGTGCAACGGCCGGTGCATCTTACTATCATAAAACCGGTTTGTATGCCGATGTAACTGGTTATTGGAGCCAAGAGTATAAACCAAGTCTGTATCTCACCATTGCCTCCATTGGCTATTTAAAAGCCATCGGCTCACATTATTCTTTTCTTGCTTCATACGATCGCCTGATTTATAACAATAAAGACATCAATGTGGAAAACCCGTTGACCAACATGCTTGGGCTTTCCAATTTTTTTGATGTAAAACCATTCACCTTCCGGCTGGATTATTCCTATTACTTTGGTCAAGAGCAGGCCCATCGGATAACCCCCGGAGTCATGCTCACCATTCGCAAATACAATTTTATTGGTTTAGATAGAATATCCCTATCACCTTCTTTTCAAATGCTGTTTGGAAATGCGAATGTTACCAGCATTCAGTTTGCGCAAGAACCTACTGTGCGCTCAAGGAGAAAACTGCCTCAACTGAAGCAAATCGATAAAAAAGAATTTGGTTTAATGAATTACTCCGCCACTCTCCCCTTGCGTCTGTCAAAAAAAAGCTGGTCTTTTATTGCTTCTTACACTTATAATTGGCCTGTTGCACTTCCTGGTGAGAGTGAGATTCCACAAAATAGTTTTGTTTCCCTTGCCATCTCCAAAACCATCAACTTCAAGTAAATCCATTCGGAGGTGTCAGTTCTTTTGAATAATTTTCGAAGATTAAATCGATCCTCATGAAGTTTTTAGCACTTTTATTTTTAGTAGTGGTGTCCCTTCCATCCATTGGTCAGCGGGAATACTGGCAGCAACGCGTGGAGTATACGATGGAAGTATCGTTAGATGATGCCACCCATCGTGTAAACGGTAATCAGAGATTGGTATATTTTAACAATTCGCCCGATACGTTAGCAAAAGTATATTATCACCTTTATTTCAATGCCTTTCAGCCCGGCAGCATGATGGATGTACGATCACGCAACCTGCCCGACCCCGACAGAAGAGTGATGGATCGCATCTCAAAATTGAAAGAGCATGAAATTGGATATCAGCACATTCAATCCTTAAAACAAGACGGAAAAGATGTTTCCTATAAAGTCAATGGAACCATCCTAGAGGTAACGCTCAATAAACCCATCCTTCCAAAATCAAAAACTGTTTTTGAGATGAAGTTTGAAAGTCAGATGCCGCAACAAATCCGTAGAAGTGGCCGCAACAACCGCGAGGGTATTTCTTACTCGATGACACAGTGGTATCCCAAACTGGCAGAATATGACTATCAAGGTTGGCACGCTTATCAATATGTGGCGCGCGAGTTTCATGGGGTGTGGGGAGATTTTGATGTCAAGATTTCCATCCATCCGAAGTATGTAATCGGTGGAACCGGCAAGCTACAAAACCCAGAACAAATCGGTCATGGCTATGAAGGTTCCTCCACTAAAGTAAACCGACCCAACGGAAACCTAACATGGCATTTTTTAGCCAAGGATGTAATTGATTTTGCCTGGGCTGCAGACCCTGATTATACGCATGATAAGGCCAAAGTACCCAACGGACCAGAGTTACATTTCTTCTACCAAAAAAATGAAAAGACTGCTGATACTTGGAAGAAAGTACAAGATATAGCGGTCAAAGTCTTTCAACACTTGAATGAAAATTTTGGCAAATACCCATTCGATACCTATTCGATCATACAAGGTGGTGATGGCGGTATGGAATACCCCATGTGTACACTGATATTAGGTGAAGGAAGTTTGGATGGGGTAGCTGGCACTATGGCCCACGAGGTAGCTCACAGTTGGTACCAGATGACGTTGGCCTCCAATGAATCTTTGTACGCATGGATGGATGAAGGCTTTACTGACTTTGCCAGTGATGAAGCAATGGATGTCATTACAGGTTCTGAACCTAACCACCGAAGCAGCTATCAAAGTTACTTTGCGTTAGTAAACAGCGGGTTGCAAGAGCCAGCCAATCAACACTCGGATCATTTTAATACCAACCGGGCGTATAGCATTATGGCTTATAGCATGGGTGCAGTTATGTTAGAGCAACTCAAATACCTTATCGGAAATCAAAATTTTTACAAAGGCATGAAGTTGTATTATAATTCGTGGAAAATGAAGCACCCTGAGCCGAATGACTTTATCAGGGTGATGGAAAAGGTATCCGGGCTTCAACTTCATTGGTATTTGCGCTATTGGATCAACACCACCAAAAGAATTGATTACGCCATCAGCAGTGTGATTGAAAAGGATGGCATTACGCTAGTTGACTTACAAAGAGTGGGCGAATTTCCCATGCCGATTGATTTGATAGTGACACTAAAGGATGGTACAAAAGAACTCTACTATATTTCGATGAATGAATTGATGGGGAGCAAACCTTCAGAAGATAAAACAAAGCGAGCTATTGTTGAATCATGGCCTTGGGTGAACTCGAACTATACCCTTAAAATCAATCGGAAAAGCAACGAAATTGAAAGCATTGAAATAGACCCTTCGCAGCGTATGGCCGATATCAACCGCAAAAATAACAAGATTGTCATTTCAGAGTTAGAACCTTACACTGACCCAATCAAGTAGTCGGATTTCCGAAAAAAATTGCTAATCTTGAACCATGGAAAAGAAAGCCGACATTCAAAAAACCATCTACGACAACGCCAAATCTCACTTTCTTGGCAACTTCCCCGATTCATTGCCCATTGAGCAAGCCTATGTGCACATCGGCATGTATTTGGGATGGATAATCGAAACCGACCTTTATTCTGAATACTTTGAGGAAGAAGCTGCAGGGCAGATTTTCAGGTTTAAAAGACGTGAAATCTCATGTACTATATTAAGTGAAATCTGGGATGGATATTTAGGCTTTGAACTATTTAACCGTTTCGGCAACTTTTTTACCTATTACTATTATGGAGGGGGGCTTTACCGTGCCGATTACGATGATGTTTTGGTAAAGGGTTTACCTTCCATTTACCATGTTGTGGATAGTTGGGAAAATTATGAAAAAATGAAACAACGTATCAACTTGCGTTTTCTAGATTGGAAAAAACTAACCGGTAATTAAAGGGTAAGAATTAAAGTTGCTTTCCGTTTTTATCGATCACCATCACTTTATTTTCTCCGGCACTGTTAGTCATCTTGATTGACAATTCCCCTGATCCCGTGTTGAATATCAGTTCAGAAGGTGGCATATCCAGTTTAAAGTTATTGCTCCACGCCAAACCATCAGTTTTATAAATTTTTGCAATAGTGGCTGGTAATTTATCTTGTACCTTTTCTTCAGAGTAGATGACCACAAAATAAACCTGCCCTTGCCCAATGACCGATGTAATGCATTTAATTACTGGTAAACTCCTTCTCTTCATGTTCGGCTGATCTACTGCAAAACTTGTCTTTAAATCTGGAATGCGTGAAGGCGTTATTGAATACAAATAGCCAGTGGCCAGCGAATCTTTGTAGGCTAAACCTACCGTGTATCTATCCTCTACAATTGACAATGGTTTGAAGGGCAAATCGCGGTTTGACTCAATAAACAAAGGAATAGAATCAGTGCCTGAGATCACCCACTTAGAAGCCTCCATAGTCGCCTCCCATTCAATCTCCTTTTTCAAACGTTCACGCTTGGCAAAATTCTGAGTGGTGTTTATTAAACTAATCAGCACCGATTTGGTGCCGTAAGATTTGGTGACAAAGTGATTGAAGTTGGCCAGCTCCGTATCGATATCGCGCTTCATAATTCCTGACGATATGCTATCAATGGCTTTAAGATTTACTAATTCCACTTTCAGCGTATTTAATCTAATTTTTACATTAATTGAATCGCGTAAAGGCTTAAAAGCTATTTTATCCGACAGATACTCTAACTCTGCTTGCTTCATCCTGAATACAGCCAATGGCAAAGGGTCTTCATCGTATTTTTTCAATTGGGCGAAAAGTAAATTGTCAGAAAGTAGGCTCAGTTCATTTCTCACAGAAACAGAATCCCTACGAATTTTATCTCGTAATTTATTTAATGAGATATCGTAGGTAATCAGGTTATCGCGCATGGGGATAATCTCGGTTTTTACTTTTTCAGAGATCATATTTGCCCAACGCTTGTAATCCCACAACTTTAAATCATCGTCTAAAAAACTTACCGTAGTGGTGCCATCTTTTTTGTAATCCGAAATCTCCTTTAAGTCAACCACAGGGTTGTAAGAAGTTTTTCCAACTTGCTTTAAGGCAGATTTATAACTGGAAATAGCCGTTTGAGTAGAGTCAAAACACGAAGTTAAATTTACCAAACTAACAACCTCTTTTTCATCGGAGCGAAGAAGTAACTCCTTTTCTGATTGATAGGCAGATTGAAGCTGTGTGAATATCTCCAATGACTTTCCGTACAACCTCTTGCAATTCAAAAAATGTTTTTTGGCTTCCTTTACCTTTTCCTTTCGCTCTTTCAATAAACTTACGCGAGTTTCCAAATCCAACCGAACATCAGAGAGTTTAATGCCAAATTCACCCGTGCGCAAATCTCTTCGGCTGTACATCTGGTAATACTCACCGTTTTTCTTAAGCTCTTTTTCAGTAATAGTATTGTAAACCTTATCAAAGAAAGTAACAGCCGAGTCGCATTGCGCCACCATCAACTCTGTATTTTTCAAAACATCGTTGTTTATGGCCTTCTCTTGCAAGGTAATGCCCATAAACAAAAAGGCATTAGGATTGTCGGTGGTTTCCTTTAGATATCGCTTTAGAAAGGGTTCAGCTCTCGCGTATTGCTTGGCTTGAAGCAATACAACCAATTCTTTATACTTGACTTTTTGTGCTAGGCTGGCGATAGAACAAAACAAAATGACCAATAAGCAAGAAACTATTTTACTCATGAGTAGGTTTAATTGGTCGAAGTTATCAAAATCCGGCTTAATGGACATTTATTAGGCTGAAACCCTTGCAAATTATTGAATGCCATAGCTTTAGGTCAAATCAAAGCTATGAATAAAAAAACTGCATTCACTGCGGGTCTAAAATGACCAAAAAGAATGGTAAGGTCAAAGGTATTCAATTGTATAAATGCACTTCTTGCGGTAAGCAATTCTTAGGTGGTGAGCGATTGGATAGCCATTTGCTATGGCAAGAATACACCGAGGGGAAACAGACCTACCAACAGTTGAGCGAACAGTACGGCTGCTCTATCAAGACAATTCAACGAAGGTTGGATAAAGTGAATGTGAAAACACCAGCCCTGGAAAAAGCAGCGGTAGTGGTGTTGATGGACACGACCTATTTCGGACGGGCCTTTGGCGTGATGCTGTTCAAAGATGCCTATAGCGGCAAGAACCTTTATAAACAATACGTGAAGAATGAAACGAACAGTTTGTACGGGGCAGGGCTTTTGTTTTTGAAAGAGAGCGGACTTGACATAAAGGCCATTGTCTGCGATGGAAGGAAAGGGCTGCTCGCCTTAATGCCAACCGTACCCAAGCAAATGTGCCAGTTCCATCAAGTGGCTATCGTTACGCGATACCTCACACGCAAGCCCAAGGTGCAAGCGGCCAAGGAGCTACGTGAACATGCGTTGTTGCTATCTAAAACAGACAAAGAAAGTTTTGAAGGGGCCTGACCGCCTGGCATACAAAGTGGGAACAATTCCTCAATGAACGCAGCAAAGACAAAGCAGGAAAAAATCGGTACACACACCGCAAGCTCCGCAGCGCCTATAGAAGTTTGAAGACCAACTTGCCTTGGCTCTTCACATTTTACGATAATATGGAACTCAACATTCCCAACACCACTAATGCCATTGATGGCCACTTTGCAGATATGAAAAACAAACTACGAAACCATAACGGACTGTCTTTGAACAGGAAAATGAAATTCATTGATGAGTTTTTGAAGGCATGAGGGTTCTCCAAAATATCAACAGGCCACCCTTTGGATGACCTGTCAAAAGACATTTTGTCGAACCGTCAAGGCATCCCTGATAGGTTGCTCTCCAGCAGGGCCTACTTCCGTTTCACCATTGACACAACAAACTTAAGAACATCATACATTGGATGTGCAAATCAACCCAAATCCCAAAAATAAACAGCCTAATAAATGTCCATTAAAGACTATCGTCTAAAAAACAGCCTAATAAATGTCCATTACTCCCAAAATCCCGACATTTGGTAAACAATTACTAAGCCATTACTTGCAGATTATGCTAAAAGCCACTTTTTCTTGGATTAAATCAATTGCAGGAGCACTACTTATTTTGGTTGTTTTAAAATACACCGGGCTGCTCGGCTATGTTACCCAAGTATCCCAATCCATGGTCATTAAGACGGGGTTGCTAGATGCGTCAACCGATGACAAGGGCAGGGAGTTGTTTGATTATGATTTCGCCATAAAGAACTTGAGCGGTGAGAAATTTTCGTTTGATCAATACAAAAGCAAAGTTGTTTTCTTAAATCTTTGGGCGACTTGGTGTGGGCCTTGCAAAGCCGAAATGCCAGCTATTCAAAAATTATACGATGAAGTTGGAGCCGATGATATCTCGTTTGTGATGCTTTCCATCGATCGAGACAGAGATCAGCACAAAGTGGAAAAGTATGCAAAAGATAAGGCGTACACTTTTCCGATATTTATGCCATCCGGGTTTTTAACAGATCAACTAAACGTACCCTCCATCCCCACCACTTTTATTATTGACAAATACGGAAAGATTGTGGCCAAGGAGGTAGGCACCACAAATTTCAACACCCCTAAGTTTAAGAAGTTCTTGAAAGAACTGGCTGGTAAGTAGCTTTTTTAAGGAAATTAGTACTCGGTGATCGGTAAGTCGAGCAATTCAGAATCTTTCTTTCAACAGCATGGATTTCAACTTGGCCATGCCCACACTTGCCTTTTCGGTAATGAATTCAAGATTGACTAAATGTAAAATATCCGGTTTCTTTGGGTCAATGACGTACTTCTTTGTTTTATCGGGAACGTAATCAATTAAACTAGCCGCAGGGTACACCACCATGGATGTGCCGACTACCAAGAAAATATCAGCAGTAGAAGCAATTTGAGCGGCCACTTCCATCATGGGCACAGCCTCGCCAAACCACACAATGTTAGGCCGCAGTTGAGAACCTCTTTCGCATTTGTCGCCTTTCTTCAATTCCCAACCATCAATGGGATAAATCAATGTGGGGTCTAGCGTGCTACGTGATTCAAATAAACTTCCGTGCAAATGGATCACCTTTGATGACCCTGCCCGCTCGTGCAGATTGTCTACGTTTTGCGTGATGACGGTAACCTTAAAATCTTTTTCCAACTCTGCTAAAATCTCATGACCGCGATTGGGTTTCGCTGCTAATCCCGTTTTTCTTCGCTGATTGTAAAACTCCAGCACCATTTCAGGATTTTTTCTCCAACCTTCTGGCGTGGCAACATCTTCTACTTTATGGCCTTCCCATAATCCACCTGAATCGCGAAAAGTTGCAATGCCACTCTCGGCACTGATGCCGGCACCTGTTAGGGCGATTAGTTTTTTCATCTCCAAAAAAAGAAGTTAACTATAAGAAGTTAGAATGTTGAAGGAAAAGAAAATCTGTGAATCTCTGACAACTTTCACTTTAGTTTTCGATCAAAAAAATCCTTTGACGTTGCAAATACTTTCGCCCAACTTTCATACCGCAAAAATCCATGCACCTCATCGGGCAAAACCAAAAGTTCCACATCGATTTTTCTCTCACGGAGCTTTTCAACTAAATCAATTGTTTGCTGGAAGTTGACGTTGCGGTCATCATCGCCATGCACAAATAATACTGGTGCTTTCCATTTTGATAAATCAGCATTGGGTGATGACCTCAATGCTAACTCTCTTTCTTCTTTGCGAATGCCCCAACTATTGGTGGCATCTTGCCCATCAAAGGACCAGTCGTGCACGCCATGTAAATCAACACCCGCTTTAAAAATTTCCGGGTTGCGCGACAAACCCATTGCTGTCAAATATCCTCCATACGAGCCACCCCACAAACCAATTTTGGTTACCTCTACTTCAGGCAAAGTTTGCAAATACTTCGCGGCAGCTACCACATCTTGGTACTCACTCGCACCACGCGGTCCTTGGTTTTGAGCCATCCTAAAATCGCGGCCATAGCCCACACCATTCCGATAGTTAACAGCCAACACTGCATAACCTTGGTTAGCTAAAAAGTTATTGAAGGCGTAGCAATGGCTGTAATAATCGCTGTAATGAAATCCCAAGAGCATTTGACGAATAGGCCCACCATGCATATACACAATGCCCGCTCGCTTGCCTACCACATTGCGATTGATAAACAATTGCCCGTGAACACTTGTGCCATCGGCTGCTTTAAAGATTACTTGCTCTGGTTTTACAAAACCTACTGGAGAGAAATTGGTAAGCTTACTAGAATTGATAACTGCCACCGCTTTTCTTGCTTCATCAACACGCACCAACATTTTGGCCGCGTTGAAGGTAGCTCTAAAACAATACAATTCGCTTCCACCAAAGGCAGGAAACATCTCAATGCCTTCGCCTGACGTTACGGCCACTGGGCTTCCACTATTTACAGAAGATTTCCAAATATGCCTGCGGTCGATGTCTTCACGATTGCCATCAAAATAAATAAAGTCATGAGCGGAATTTAAAGTGTAGTTTTCTACTTCACCATCGCCCGGGGTAATATCTTTCACATCAGTGCCCTCGGGGGTGATAGAGTACACATGGTTCCACCCTTGGTGCTCGGATTGAAATAAAATCCGATTGGTAATTGTCCACGCCAGGGGCATTGAAACAGTTTGTGCGAAGCCACCATCGGCTGCGGGCGAATTCCAAATTGATTTTGCCTTTGCTGTCTCAACATCGGCCGTCATAATTGAGAACCTGGAGCCTACCGTGTAATTCTCTAGCTCCCCAATTTTGTTTCCCGGGAAGCGGAGAAAGGCAATACTCTTGCCATCGGGCGACCACACCGGAGAGCCATCGTTGGTTACGTCTGGTGCAATCCATTTTATTGTTTTACTGATGGTATGGAACACCCCAACAAAACTATGATCTCCCCGATTGCTGGTAAACAAGATTTCAATTCCACTGGGTGAAAACTTGGGGCCACTGTTAAAACCTCTTGCCGTAAAAAGCAGCTTTGGTGTGGCATTCACTTCCAAGGTAGATTCATAAATCTGACCTGCTTTAGCAAATAAAAATTTCAAGCCATCTCGATAAAAAAGAGGGCTACTGCCTTGCGTGATTTTTGTGGGCTGGTTTTTGGACGCAATGTCTTTGAAATAAATGGCCATGTCGGGCCAATCGGGCAAACTAGCCGGGTTGGGACTTTGTCCATTTCTGTTAGGGCCACCTCCACGACAGAATAACAACTTTAGTCCATTGGGTGAAAACGTCAATTGCGAAATCTCTTGCCCATCATCTTGCTGATAATCCGTAAATAGCTTTGGTAACTCGTTGCCTAATTTAATCATGATGTTGCGCTTGCCATGGTCGTTGATTACCCAGGCAATATTTTTCCCATCGGCAGAGGAAGCAAAGCTTGATTCTGTGGGGTGGCTCATAAATTGCTCAAGAGCAGTTTGGCAAAAAGCCTGCGTAGATAAAAGCAGCACTAGATAGAAAAGTTTTTTCATCTTGATGGAGAGTTAAAATCTGCGAACCCGTCCGCAGCTGGCGGGTCTTTGGTCAATTAATTCATTACCTAAAGTTACCAAATTGAGGACAAAGAAAAAGCCCTAGTTTCCCGAGGCCTTTTCTGGTTTAGGTATAGGTAAAATTGTTAATCCCACTTTAGGTCAGACTCACCGTTTGGCTTGCTCGCTTCTACGGTCAAGGCTTCGCGTTCTTCGCGCTGGTCGAAGGAATCAAAATCAACATCAGGCATCAGTTCTTTCACATGATTGACTGTGTTACCCAATGCTTCCAAAAACTTTTTGAAATCCTCTTTGTACAAAAATATTTTATGCTTTTCGTAGGTAAAGCCCTCGTCATCTTTGTTGAACCTTTTCTTGCTTTCCGTAATCGTCACGTAGTAGTCGTTGCTACGGGTCGATTTCACATCAAAAAAGTACGTCCTCTTGCCGGCCTTTACTTTCTCAGAATAAATCTCGTCACGGCCATTGTTCTTTTGGTCTTCCACAGGGTTTAGGTTTTGGGTTAGGTTTCGTATTTAGGTAGTTTTGGTTCATTCGAAGGTACTATTTTACCAATTTAATGCAAAGAATAGGTACAATTTTTACACATTAATCCGTTTATTTAGGTTCTAATGAGGTCAACTTTTGAAGATATCAGGCAAACGGGCAGCTTAGAGCTGATGGCCAAGCAATTGGTAGAGGGGTTTATTACTGGATTGCACAAGTCGCCCTATCACGGATTTTCGGTGGAGTTTGCTGAGCACCGACTTTATAATGAAGGGCAAAGTACCCGCCATATTGATTGGAAGGTGTTTGCCCGCACGGATAGGCTTTACACGAAGCAATACGAAGAAGAAACCAATCTTCGGTGCTTGTTGGTGATTGATGGTTCGCCATCGATGTACTATCCCAAAGAGAGTAAAGCTAAGATCAAGTTCAGTGTTTACGCTGCTGCTGCCCTCGCTTATTTGTTGCACAAGCAACGCGATGCAGTAGGCGTGAGTTTATTTAGTGATCGAATCGAAGAGTTGACTCCAATAAAATCGTCTTCCATCCACCTCAATAAACTATTTACGTTGCTCGAAAATCGGTTGGCTTTGCAACCGCCCATTGTTGGCACGCGCGTGGCCAATGTGCTGCACGAGATAGCTGAGAAAATTCACAAACGATCGTTGGTGATTTTATTTAGTGATATGTTTGAAGATACCAATGACCATGAAGGTATTTTCAAAGCTCTCCAACATTTGAAGCACAACAAGCATGAGGTATTGCTCTTTCACGTAACGGACCACGCCACGGAATTGAACTTTACCTTTGCGGAGCGACCGTATGAGTTTATCGATTTGGAGAGCGGAGAAAAACTGAAACTCAATCCTGCAGATATTAAAGAGAAATACGAAGTCGAATTGAATCGACTTCATGCAGAATTGAAAATGCGATGCCACCAATTGAAAATCGATTTTGTTTCGGTGGACGCACAAAAGGATTATTTTGAGGTGCTACAGGCGTATTTGATAAAAAGGGAGAAGGTGAGGTAAATCAAGCCAACTGCTCATTGTGCAAATAGGCCTTTCTCGCCATTAACACATCTTTTGATTCCACATGATCGGGATCGGGAACACAACAATCTACAGGGCAAACGGCTGCGCATTGAGGCTCTTCGTGGAAGCCTGTGCATTCGGTACACTTGCCCGATACGATATAATAAAACTCGTCTGATACAGGATTTTGGTTGTCTTTGGCATCGGCCACTGAGCCGTCCTCATTTTTCACTTGTGTAAGAGCCGTTCCACCCGCCCATGTCCACTCGCGACCACCTTCGTAAATGGCCGTGTTGGGGCATTCAGGCTCGCACGCTCCACAGTTAATGCACTCGTCTGTTATTTTTATTGCCATAAAGCCTTAATTCTAAAGTATTTCTATTAAATCGCTGCAAAAATACAGCCCTTGAATTACAGTTCAAAACACTTGGAGGGGGTTAATAG
This genomic window contains:
- a CDS encoding M1 family metallopeptidase; protein product: MKFLALLFLVVVSLPSIGQREYWQQRVEYTMEVSLDDATHRVNGNQRLVYFNNSPDTLAKVYYHLYFNAFQPGSMMDVRSRNLPDPDRRVMDRISKLKEHEIGYQHIQSLKQDGKDVSYKVNGTILEVTLNKPILPKSKTVFEMKFESQMPQQIRRSGRNNREGISYSMTQWYPKLAEYDYQGWHAYQYVAREFHGVWGDFDVKISIHPKYVIGGTGKLQNPEQIGHGYEGSSTKVNRPNGNLTWHFLAKDVIDFAWAADPDYTHDKAKVPNGPELHFFYQKNEKTADTWKKVQDIAVKVFQHLNENFGKYPFDTYSIIQGGDGGMEYPMCTLILGEGSLDGVAGTMAHEVAHSWYQMTLASNESLYAWMDEGFTDFASDEAMDVITGSEPNHRSSYQSYFALVNSGLQEPANQHSDHFNTNRAYSIMAYSMGAVMLEQLKYLIGNQNFYKGMKLYYNSWKMKHPEPNDFIRVMEKVSGLQLHWYLRYWINTTKRIDYAISSVIEKDGITLVDLQRVGEFPMPIDLIVTLKDGTKELYYISMNELMGSKPSEDKTKRAIVESWPWVNSNYTLKINRKSNEIESIEIDPSQRMADINRKNNKIVISELEPYTDPIK
- a CDS encoding TlpA family protein disulfide reductase; translation: MSITPKIPTFGKQLLSHYLQIMLKATFSWIKSIAGALLILVVLKYTGLLGYVTQVSQSMVIKTGLLDASTDDKGRELFDYDFAIKNLSGEKFSFDQYKSKVVFLNLWATWCGPCKAEMPAIQKLYDEVGADDISFVMLSIDRDRDQHKVEKYAKDKAYTFPIFMPSGFLTDQLNVPSIPTTFIIDKYGKIVAKEVGTTNFNTPKFKKFLKELAGK
- a CDS encoding NAD-dependent deacylase gives rise to the protein MKKLIALTGAGISAESGIATFRDSGGLWEGHKVEDVATPEGWRKNPEMVLEFYNQRRKTGLAAKPNRGHEILAELEKDFKVTVITQNVDNLHERAGSSKVIHLHGSLFESRSTLDPTLIYPIDGWELKKGDKCERGSQLRPNIVWFGEAVPMMEVAAQIASTADIFLVVGTSMVVYPAASLIDYVPDKTKKYVIDPKKPDILHLVNLEFITEKASVGMAKLKSMLLKERF
- a CDS encoding S9 family peptidase, producing MKKLFYLVLLLSTQAFCQTALEQFMSHPTESSFASSADGKNIAWVINDHGKRNIMIKLGNELPKLFTDYQQDDGQEISQLTFSPNGLKLLFCRGGGPNRNGQSPNPASLPDWPDMAIYFKDIASKNQPTKITQGSSPLFYRDGLKFLFAKAGQIYESTLEVNATPKLLFTARGFNSGPKFSPSGIEILFTSNRGDHSFVGVFHTISKTIKWIAPDVTNDGSPVWSPDGKSIAFLRFPGNKIGELENYTVGSRFSIMTADVETAKAKSIWNSPAADGGFAQTVSMPLAWTITNRILFQSEHQGWNHVYSITPEGTDVKDITPGDGEVENYTLNSAHDFIYFDGNREDIDRRHIWKSSVNSGSPVAVTSGEGIEMFPAFGGSELYCFRATFNAAKMLVRVDEARKAVAVINSSKLTNFSPVGFVKPEQVIFKAADGTSVHGQLFINRNVVGKRAGIVYMHGGPIRQMLLGFHYSDYYSHCYAFNNFLANQGYAVLAVNYRNGVGYGRDFRMAQNQGPRGASEYQDVVAAAKYLQTLPEVEVTKIGLWGGSYGGYLTAMGLSRNPEIFKAGVDLHGVHDWSFDGQDATNSWGIRKEERELALRSSPNADLSKWKAPVLFVHGDDDRNVNFQQTIDLVEKLRERKIDVELLVLPDEVHGFLRYESWAKVFATSKDFFDRKLK
- a CDS encoding DUF3276 family protein, giving the protein MEDQKNNGRDEIYSEKVKAGKRTYFFDVKSTRSNDYYVTITESKKRFNKDDEGFTYEKHKIFLYKEDFKKFLEALGNTVNHVKELMPDVDFDSFDQREEREALTVEASKPNGESDLKWD
- a CDS encoding DUF58 domain-containing protein, with the protein product MRSTFEDIRQTGSLELMAKQLVEGFITGLHKSPYHGFSVEFAEHRLYNEGQSTRHIDWKVFARTDRLYTKQYEEETNLRCLLVIDGSPSMYYPKESKAKIKFSVYAAAALAYLLHKQRDAVGVSLFSDRIEELTPIKSSSIHLNKLFTLLENRLALQPPIVGTRVANVLHEIAEKIHKRSLVILFSDMFEDTNDHEGIFKALQHLKHNKHEVLLFHVTDHATELNFTFAERPYEFIDLESGEKLKLNPADIKEKYEVELNRLHAELKMRCHQLKIDFVSVDAQKDYFEVLQAYLIKREKVR
- a CDS encoding 4Fe-4S dicluster domain-containing protein, with product MAIKITDECINCGACEPECPNTAIYEGGREWTWAGGTALTQVKNEDGSVADAKDNQNPVSDEFYYIVSGKCTECTGFHEEPQCAAVCPVDCCVPDPDHVESKDVLMARKAYLHNEQLA